In one Polaribacter sp. ALD11 genomic region, the following are encoded:
- the cmk gene encoding (d)CMP kinase produces MKKKITIAIDGFSSTGKSTIAKLLAKKYNYIYVDTGAMYRAVTLYAKQNNFVGKDFLDKEELISSLKNVSLSFCFNADLGFAEMFLNGINVEKEIRTLEISQLVSKVSAISEVRKKLVAEQQIMGEDSGVVMDGRDIGTVVFPNADVKLYMTASADKRATRRYKELIDRGDKVDFKDILFNVEERDRIDSTREDSPLMKAADAIGFDNSDMGINEQLERICALVDRKL; encoded by the coding sequence ATGAAGAAAAAAATTACGATTGCTATAGATGGATTTTCATCGACAGGGAAAAGTACAATCGCTAAATTATTAGCAAAAAAGTACAATTACATATATGTAGATACAGGCGCAATGTATAGAGCCGTAACTTTGTATGCAAAACAAAATAATTTTGTTGGAAAAGACTTTTTAGATAAAGAAGAACTTATTTCTAGTCTAAAAAATGTTTCTCTTTCTTTTTGTTTTAATGCAGATTTAGGTTTTGCTGAAATGTTTTTAAACGGAATAAATGTTGAAAAGGAAATTAGAACATTAGAAATTTCTCAATTAGTAAGTAAAGTGTCTGCTATTTCTGAAGTTAGAAAAAAATTAGTTGCAGAACAGCAAATAATGGGAGAAGATAGTGGTGTTGTTATGGATGGTAGAGATATTGGAACAGTCGTTTTTCCGAATGCAGATGTAAAGTTATACATGACCGCTTCTGCAGACAAAAGAGCAACTAGGCGTTACAAAGAGTTAATTGATAGAGGAGACAAAGTAGATTTTAAAGACATTCTTTTTAATGTAGAAGAAAGAGATAGAATAGATTCTACAAGAGAAGATTCTCCTTTAATGAAAGCAGCCGACGCTATTGGGTTTGATAATTCTGATATGGGAATTAACGAACAGCTTGAACGTATTTGCGCTTTAGTAGATAGAAAACTTTAA
- the porQ gene encoding type IX secretion system protein PorQ, with amino-acid sequence MTKLFFISILFFSISLNAQVGGERIYQFLNVSTSARQVALGGEVLTLIDDINQPIWNPSTINSDLDRRLSVNYSSYLAGINVGSISYAREISRRFGTVHASIKYLDYGTIIGADEEGVEIGNFKASDIAVSVGYAYNLPNTNFYLGANLKLITSNISNFSSTGIATDIALLYQSPFKPFSFTLVARNIGTQISTFNGLTEKLPLEVALGGSYKLEHVPLKWYGTLDNLQQWDISVANPSDQTTDLEGNVSQEGVGFIGNTLRHFVLGAELFPESLINVRLGYNFRRAAELKLQNARTFSGISFGFGIKMNRFKFNYAHSKFHSASNVSTFSLEIDLDNRRY; translated from the coding sequence ATGACAAAGTTATTTTTTATTTCTATTTTATTTTTTTCGATCTCCTTAAATGCTCAGGTTGGGGGAGAAAGAATCTATCAGTTTTTAAATGTTTCTACATCTGCAAGACAAGTAGCATTGGGAGGTGAAGTATTAACGTTGATAGATGATATTAATCAACCGATATGGAATCCTTCTACTATAAACAGTGATTTAGATAGGAGATTATCTGTAAATTATTCTAGTTATTTAGCAGGAATAAACGTTGGTTCTATTTCTTATGCTAGAGAAATTTCAAGGAGATTTGGTACAGTTCATGCGAGTATAAAGTACTTAGATTATGGTACTATTATTGGAGCAGATGAAGAAGGAGTTGAAATTGGTAATTTTAAGGCAAGTGATATTGCTGTTTCTGTTGGATATGCCTATAATTTGCCAAATACTAACTTTTATTTAGGAGCGAACTTAAAGTTAATAACGTCTAATATTAGTAATTTTTCTTCTACAGGAATTGCAACTGATATAGCTTTATTATACCAAAGTCCTTTTAAGCCATTTTCTTTTACACTTGTGGCAAGAAATATAGGAACTCAAATTTCAACCTTTAATGGTTTAACAGAAAAATTACCTTTGGAGGTAGCTTTAGGAGGTTCTTATAAATTAGAACATGTTCCTTTAAAATGGTACGGAACTTTAGATAATTTACAACAGTGGGATATTTCTGTAGCGAATCCTTCAGATCAAACCACAGATTTAGAAGGAAATGTATCTCAAGAAGGCGTTGGTTTTATTGGAAATACTTTAAGACACTTTGTGCTTGGAGCAGAATTGTTTCCAGAAAGTTTGATAAATGTACGATTGGGATATAACTTTAGAAGAGCAGCAGAATTAAAGTTACAAAATGCGAGAACTTTTAGTGGAATTTCCTTTGGTTTTGGAATAAAAATGAATAGATTTAAATTTAATTATGCACATTCTAAATTTCACTCTGCGTCTAATGTTAGTACATTTAGTTTAGAGATAGATTTAGATAATAGAAGGTATTAA
- the rpsA gene encoding 30S ribosomal protein S1 produces MSEETKNTEEQLAATEVQETATPAVDPKQFLADFNWHKYEQGIEAVDEEKLQAFEKALEGTVGFVNERDVIEGTVIRITDRDAIIDINSKSEGVISLNEFRYNQGLKEGDTVEVLVDKREDSSGQLVLSHKKARVIKAWERVNNAHETGEVVNGFVKCRTRGGMIVDVFGIEAFLPGSQIDVKPIRDYDQYVEKTMEFKVVKINHEFKNVVVSHKALIEADIELQKKEIIGQLEKGQVLEGVVKNITSYGVFVDLGGVDGLVHITDLSWSRINHPNEVVELDQKLNVVILDFDDNKSRIQLGLKQLSAHPWEALNDTLKVGDKVTGEVVVIADYGAFVEVEQGVEGLIHVSEMSWSTHLRSAQDFVKVGDKVEAQVLTLDREDRKMSLGIKQLHPDPWTDITTKFPVGSTHTGTVRNYTNFGVFVELEEGIDGLVYISDLSWTKKIKHPSDFVTVGDKLEVQVLELDVENRKLNLGHKQTQDNPWDAHEATYAIGSTHEGTVKEKNDKGAVVTFADGVEGFAPTRFLEKEDGSKLEKGDTIKFIVLEFSKEYRRVVVSHTSLFREEEKRNIKTAAKKTADAEKTTLGDIGGLAALKEKMEAGNKKK; encoded by the coding sequence ATGTCTGAAGAAACAAAAAACACTGAAGAGCAGTTAGCTGCTACTGAAGTACAAGAAACAGCGACTCCAGCTGTAGATCCAAAACAATTTTTAGCTGATTTTAACTGGCACAAATACGAACAAGGTATTGAAGCTGTTGATGAAGAAAAATTACAAGCTTTTGAAAAAGCGTTAGAAGGAACTGTTGGTTTTGTAAACGAACGTGACGTAATTGAAGGAACTGTAATCAGAATTACTGATAGAGATGCAATTATCGATATCAACTCTAAATCTGAAGGAGTTATTTCTTTAAACGAATTTCGTTACAACCAAGGCTTAAAAGAAGGAGATACAGTAGAAGTATTAGTTGACAAAAGAGAAGATTCTTCTGGTCAATTAGTATTGTCTCACAAAAAAGCAAGAGTAATTAAAGCATGGGAACGTGTTAATAACGCTCATGAAACTGGTGAAGTAGTTAACGGTTTCGTTAAATGTAGAACTAGAGGTGGTATGATTGTAGATGTTTTCGGAATCGAAGCATTCTTACCAGGATCTCAAATTGACGTGAAGCCAATTAGAGATTACGATCAATATGTAGAGAAAACAATGGAATTCAAAGTTGTGAAAATCAACCACGAATTTAAAAACGTTGTTGTATCTCATAAAGCTCTTATTGAAGCTGATATTGAATTACAGAAAAAAGAAATCATTGGTCAACTAGAAAAAGGACAAGTATTAGAAGGTGTTGTTAAAAACATTACTTCTTATGGTGTGTTTGTAGATTTAGGTGGTGTAGATGGTTTAGTTCATATTACAGATTTATCTTGGTCTAGAATCAATCACCCGAACGAGGTTGTTGAATTAGATCAAAAATTAAACGTTGTAATTTTAGACTTTGATGATAACAAATCTAGAATTCAATTAGGTTTAAAACAATTATCTGCGCATCCTTGGGAAGCTTTAAACGATACTTTAAAAGTTGGTGATAAAGTAACTGGAGAAGTTGTAGTAATTGCAGATTATGGCGCATTTGTAGAAGTTGAACAAGGAGTAGAAGGGTTAATTCACGTTTCTGAAATGTCTTGGTCAACACATTTACGTTCTGCACAAGATTTCGTAAAAGTTGGTGATAAAGTAGAAGCGCAAGTTTTAACTTTAGATAGAGAAGACCGTAAAATGTCTTTAGGTATCAAACAATTACACCCAGATCCTTGGACAGATATTACAACTAAATTCCCAGTAGGTTCTACGCACACAGGTACTGTAAGAAATTACACAAACTTTGGTGTTTTTGTAGAATTAGAAGAAGGAATTGACGGTTTAGTATATATTTCTGATTTATCTTGGACTAAGAAAATTAAGCACCCATCAGACTTTGTAACTGTAGGTGACAAATTAGAGGTTCAAGTATTAGAATTAGATGTAGAGAACAGAAAGTTAAACTTAGGTCATAAGCAAACACAAGATAACCCTTGGGATGCTCATGAAGCTACGTATGCAATCGGTTCTACACATGAAGGTACTGTAAAAGAAAAGAATGATAAAGGAGCAGTTGTAACTTTTGCTGATGGAGTTGAAGGTTTTGCACCAACAAGATTCTTAGAAAAAGAAGACGGTTCTAAATTAGAAAAAGGAGATACAATTAAATTTATTGTATTAGAATTTTCTAAAGAATACAGAAGAGTTGTTGTTTCTCATACTTCATTATTTAGAGAAGAAGAAAAGAGAAATATTAAAACAGCAGCTAAGAAAACTGCAGATGCAGAAAAAACTACACTTGGAGACATCGGTGGTTTAGCAGCATTAAAAGAGAAAATGGAAGCTGGTAACAAAAAGAAGTAA
- a CDS encoding transposase codes for MYFNYFYNRSTNASAESFNAKIKAFRAQFKGMRNIQIFYCNTYI; via the coding sequence ATTTATTTCAACTATTTTTATAATAGAAGCACAAATGCGTCAGCAGAATCTTTTAATGCGAAAATTAAAGCTTTTAGAGCACAATTTAAAGGCATGAGAAATATTCAAATTTTTTATTGTAACACTTACATCTAA
- a CDS encoding SusD/RagB family nutrient-binding outer membrane lipoprotein gives MKNKFIYLLILFFSLTSCEEYLDVNENIDAPAKVDGYLYLAGVTQQYQELFYDLRAIAPMTQMMGTSSYSNFASHYYNPGSDSGGQIWRMTYWSQGQNLENLINQSKAAEDWTLAGIGLAMKAFSWDLLTKVHGEVPMKDAFVPDLLQHDYDYQKEVYAQVREWAYEAVELLERADDQSYGNKISDNDFIYGGDKDKWIKFSYAIIVRNLASLTNKTDFSSTYAQELITAAGKSFQSPSDDATVKIGGGSQSSPYSSYNNFWGTARRNLSYSYFQHEYAVQVFTGTVPEYELGTGDKIIGGNNPYHPYELATKQIITDTLVNQLGHFDPRVAVKLATTSNPTYEDLDNNDSIKAYKYYGGSFTGTTGSIGQAPSYYGRTLSSQYSGTVNDGSGRWVYRDDAPYILTTYAEIKFCLAEAYWKLNQKPEAFNAFKEGIRADMQTTARYISTGNEGSATGGDKITTGAFNDLSYEYLNGPFVNGLTDFTLSHIMMQKWVALYPWGAQEAWVDMRKYNYDIAFAGDAPSNGDGFIQASLNQKIDSDPSKIYKGLYLAPAQVQGRKGAYNIRNEGSPSYRLRPRFNSEYMWNLPSLEKLKPISGTADNYHTSIPWFVYPGELPE, from the coding sequence ATGAAAAATAAATTTATATACCTACTAATACTATTTTTCAGCTTAACTAGCTGTGAAGAATACCTCGATGTAAATGAAAATATAGATGCTCCTGCTAAAGTAGATGGATATTTGTATTTAGCTGGTGTCACTCAGCAATACCAAGAACTTTTTTACGACTTACGCGCCATTGCACCAATGACACAAATGATGGGTACAAGTAGCTACTCTAATTTTGCTAGTCATTACTACAACCCAGGAAGTGATTCTGGAGGACAAATTTGGCGAATGACGTATTGGAGTCAAGGTCAAAATCTAGAAAATTTAATCAATCAATCTAAAGCTGCAGAAGATTGGACATTAGCTGGAATTGGTTTAGCCATGAAAGCATTTAGTTGGGATCTATTAACAAAGGTTCATGGAGAAGTACCTATGAAAGATGCATTTGTACCAGATTTACTGCAACACGACTATGATTATCAAAAAGAAGTGTATGCACAAGTGCGCGAATGGGCCTATGAAGCTGTTGAATTACTAGAACGAGCTGATGATCAATCTTATGGAAATAAAATAAGTGATAATGATTTTATTTATGGTGGAGATAAAGACAAATGGATTAAATTTTCCTATGCTATTATTGTTCGTAACCTAGCTTCTTTAACCAATAAAACAGATTTTAGTAGTACTTATGCACAAGAATTAATAACAGCTGCAGGAAAATCTTTTCAAAGCCCTAGTGACGATGCAACCGTAAAAATTGGTGGTGGCTCACAATCTTCACCTTACAGTAGTTATAATAATTTCTGGGGAACAGCAAGACGCAACTTAAGTTATAGTTATTTTCAACACGAATACGCTGTACAAGTATTTACAGGAACAGTTCCTGAGTATGAATTAGGAACAGGTGATAAAATTATTGGAGGTAATAATCCATATCATCCATACGAACTTGCAACAAAACAAATTATTACAGATACTTTAGTAAACCAATTAGGTCATTTTGATCCTAGAGTCGCAGTAAAGTTGGCAACCACAAGCAACCCAACTTATGAAGATTTAGACAATAATGATAGTATAAAAGCTTATAAATATTATGGAGGCTCTTTTACAGGAACTACAGGTTCTATTGGACAAGCACCTTCTTACTATGGTAGAACACTATCATCTCAATATTCAGGAACCGTAAATGATGGATCAGGGCGTTGGGTATACAGAGACGACGCTCCTTATATTTTAACAACCTATGCAGAAATAAAATTCTGTTTAGCAGAAGCTTATTGGAAATTAAACCAAAAACCAGAAGCATTTAATGCCTTTAAAGAAGGAATTAGAGCAGACATGCAAACAACAGCACGTTATATCTCTACAGGTAACGAAGGTAGTGCAACTGGTGGAGACAAGATTACAACAGGTGCTTTTAATGATCTTTCTTACGAATATCTAAACGGACCATTTGTGAATGGATTAACCGATTTTACGCTATCACACATTATGATGCAAAAATGGGTGGCACTATACCCATGGGGAGCGCAAGAAGCGTGGGTAGATATGCGTAAATATAATTATGATATCGCTTTTGCAGGAGATGCTCCTAGCAACGGAGACGGATTCATACAGGCTTCTTTAAATCAAAAAATAGATTCAGATCCTTCTAAAATATATAAAGGATTGTATTTAGCACCAGCACAAGTACAAGGAAGAAAGGGAGCTTATAATATACGAAATGAAGGTTCTCCAAGTTATCGTTTAAGACCGCGTTTTAATTCAGAATATATGTGGAATTTACCATCATTAGAAAAACTAAAACCTATTTCCGGAACAGCAGACAATTATCATACTTCAATACCATGGTTTGTATACCCTGGAGAGTTACCAGAATAA
- a CDS encoding transposase gives MTLIRFAKWDEKVRQANFKRFKSIARTMSIHNRNILNYFNNRSANASTKSYL, from the coding sequence GTGACCCTTATTAGATTTGCAAAATGGGATGAAAAAGTGAGACAAGCAAATTTTAAAAGATTCAAGAGTATCGCTAGAACAATGTCTATTCATAATCGAAATATACTCAACTATTTTAATAATAGAAGCGCAAATGCGTCTACTAAATCTTATCTTTAA
- a CDS encoding 7-carboxy-7-deazaguanine synthase QueE — protein sequence MDKNTKDLVDKGIMLPLMEEFYTIQGEGAHTGTAAYFIRVGGCDVGCHWCDVKESWNAELHPPTLADTIVDNVKKHAKTVVITGGEPLMWSMNYITDLLQKNNIRTHIETSGAYSFSGKWDWFCLSPKKNKLPLAECYPEANELKMIIHNNSDFDFAEQEAAKVGAECELYLQPEWSKKEKMTPLIVEYVMKNPKWKISLQTHKYLNIP from the coding sequence ATGGATAAAAATACAAAAGATTTAGTAGATAAAGGAATTATGCTTCCATTAATGGAAGAGTTCTATACAATACAAGGTGAAGGTGCTCACACAGGAACTGCCGCTTACTTTATTAGAGTTGGTGGTTGCGATGTTGGTTGCCATTGGTGCGATGTTAAAGAAAGCTGGAATGCAGAATTGCACCCACCAACGTTGGCTGACACGATTGTAGATAATGTAAAAAAACATGCTAAAACCGTTGTTATAACTGGTGGTGAACCTTTAATGTGGTCTATGAATTATATTACAGATTTGCTCCAAAAAAATAATATTAGAACGCATATAGAAACTTCTGGTGCGTATTCTTTTTCTGGAAAATGGGACTGGTTTTGCCTTTCACCAAAGAAAAATAAACTTCCTTTAGCCGAATGTTATCCGGAAGCGAATGAGCTAAAAATGATTATTCATAATAATTCTGACTTTGATTTTGCAGAACAAGAGGCTGCTAAAGTGGGTGCTGAATGTGAACTTTATTTACAACCAGAATGGAGTAAAAAAGAAAAAATGACGCCACTTATTGTAGAATATGTTATGAAAAATCCGAAATGGAAAATTTCTTTACAAACGCATAAATATCTGAATATTCCTTAA
- the glmM gene encoding phosphoglucosamine mutase: protein MTLIKSISGIRGTIGGKTADNLTPIDAVKFASAYGAFIKERNKSKKKIKVVIGRDARISGKMISSLVANTLVGLGIDVVDLGLSTTPTVEVAVPLENADGGIILTASHNPKQWNALKLLNEKGEFLNGAEGEKILELAENEDFLFADVDDLGSYTKDNSYLEKHIQEVLNLELVDIEAIKKAKFKVVVDGVNSTGGIFIPALLKELGVDCVELYCTPNGEFPHNPEPLKEHLTDISNLVVKEKADFGIVVDPDVDRLALVSEDGSMFGEEYTLVACADYVLGKLGGGNTVSNLSSSRALRDVTQKHGGTYTASAVGEVNVVIKMKETNTVIGGEGNGGIIYPASHYGRDSLVGVALFLSHLANTKMSCKELRDSYPSYFMSKNKIQLTPEIDVDKILETMASTYKNEDVNTIDGVKIDFSEEWIHLRKSNTEPIIRIYTEAKSQQAADDLAVRFIKEIKEIIA, encoded by the coding sequence ATGACATTAATAAAATCAATATCAGGAATTAGAGGAACCATTGGAGGTAAAACTGCCGACAATTTAACACCAATAGATGCTGTAAAATTCGCTTCAGCTTATGGAGCTTTCATAAAAGAAAGAAACAAAAGTAAGAAAAAGATAAAAGTAGTAATTGGTAGAGATGCTCGTATTTCTGGAAAAATGATTTCTAGCTTAGTGGCAAATACTTTGGTCGGTTTAGGTATTGATGTTGTAGACTTAGGTTTATCAACAACACCAACCGTAGAAGTTGCAGTACCTTTAGAAAATGCAGATGGTGGTATTATTTTAACCGCATCCCACAATCCGAAACAATGGAATGCATTAAAATTATTAAACGAAAAAGGAGAATTCTTAAACGGAGCAGAAGGAGAAAAAATTCTTGAATTAGCAGAAAACGAAGATTTCTTATTTGCAGATGTAGATGATTTAGGATCTTATACAAAAGACAATTCTTATTTAGAAAAACACATTCAAGAAGTTTTAAATCTTGAATTGGTAGATATAGAAGCAATAAAAAAAGCGAAATTTAAAGTAGTTGTAGATGGTGTAAATTCTACAGGAGGTATTTTTATTCCTGCTTTGTTAAAAGAATTGGGTGTTGATTGTGTAGAATTATACTGCACACCAAATGGTGAGTTTCCTCATAATCCAGAACCTTTGAAAGAACACTTAACAGACATATCTAACTTAGTTGTAAAAGAAAAAGCAGATTTCGGAATTGTTGTTGATCCAGATGTAGATAGATTAGCTTTGGTTTCTGAAGATGGTTCTATGTTTGGCGAAGAGTATACCTTAGTTGCCTGTGCAGATTACGTTTTAGGTAAATTAGGTGGTGGAAACACGGTTTCTAACTTATCATCTTCTAGAGCATTAAGAGATGTTACCCAAAAACATGGTGGAACGTATACAGCATCAGCAGTTGGGGAAGTAAATGTCGTCATCAAAATGAAAGAAACCAACACTGTTATTGGTGGAGAGGGAAATGGAGGGATTATTTACCCTGCTTCTCACTACGGCCGTGATTCTTTGGTGGGTGTTGCGTTATTTTTATCACATTTAGCAAACACTAAAATGTCTTGTAAGGAATTGAGAGATTCATATCCTAGTTACTTCATGAGTAAAAATAAAATTCAGTTAACGCCAGAAATAGATGTTGACAAGATTTTAGAAACTATGGCTTCAACATATAAAAATGAAGATGTAAACACAATAGATGGTGTAAAAATAGATTTTTCAGAGGAATGGATTCATTTAAGAAAATCGAATACAGAGCCAATCATTAGAATTTATACAGAAGCAAAATCACAACAAGCAGCAGATGATTTGGCTGTAAGATTTATTAAGGAAATTAAAGAAATAATAGCATAA
- a CDS encoding SusC/RagA family TonB-linked outer membrane protein, which produces MTKNIQLTLLVFFTTSFSVLFSQNITVSGNVTDELNNGLPGVAVQVKGTKKGTFTDFKGNYNLTVEKGEKLIFSFMGYKSREIIADKIKINITLTESETALDEIVITAEFGLKRVQRSIGSSVQKIDGKTIEDSGRENFISALAGRVAGLNIGSTSGSPGASNTVILRNITSISGNNQPLYVVDGIPMNNSTFDPSGMAGGGFSVRDMDFSSRGNDFNPEDIESITVLKGAGAAALYGSDASNGAIIITTKKGTAGKGKVKFSNYIKFSKAYGYPEMQDKYANGAYGTTNYYFTSKFGGQYPEGTKTYDNIDAVLQTGFQERYNVSIEGGSEEATIRASFSQLNETGVLKTTDYSRTNLSLSGRANVTDWLTFEGALQYTSTTNTKVRKGTAGPLYSAMLWPMVDDMSNYLAEDGSHMRNPEYYLDEDLLNPLFGMNKNKYYDESDRFISNIALNITPSKNTFIRAQVGWDVGMQTFVTSNHPYYANRNAGEGQYNLVQSNFSDPTINILTGYTNNFFDEKFSFSGQLGYHQLENGVTRAASYGGKFIEPNFQSINNTDPLTQTARQRNTKRRVQGVSGSFEFGYDNIAFITLRARNDWSSTLPVNNNSYFYPALEGALIVSDFDFMKNIKPINYLKLRGSWAQVGKDARPLQIDPELQNTNLTGGGFKYGFTGPNPNLKPEITTAHEAGIDLRLFNNRVKASFTYFETENSDQIVQGFRLSYATGFVLNTMNVGTFKTKGWEANIDVDVIKTDDFTWNVGVNGSKGTSEVVFLPENVTEYYNPNTWNSGNIRNGIMRGEPITTLTGRAYDRNDNGDILISPTTGLPLTASQWSIIGDREPKLRFGVMTSLKYKNFRVSSLFAGRLGATVVNGTKRYMMQRGTSWESVALRERQPQIFNGVIKDGNENSANPTQNTISVDYRTYGSTIFSGGDEDWLEKDVNYLRMQEFRFSYRLPEEALRKTKILSKMDLFFVANDLFTWTNYSGIDAVGNTVSAAAGGTGGEGIDVFSMPNPRSFSIGLSLTLN; this is translated from the coding sequence ATGACAAAAAACATTCAACTCACGCTGCTGGTTTTTTTTACAACTTCGTTTTCCGTATTATTTTCACAGAATATAACAGTGAGCGGAAATGTTACAGACGAGCTAAATAATGGCTTACCAGGAGTGGCTGTACAAGTAAAAGGCACAAAAAAAGGTACATTTACTGATTTTAAAGGAAACTATAACCTAACCGTTGAAAAGGGTGAAAAATTAATTTTCTCTTTTATGGGGTACAAAAGCCGAGAAATAATTGCTGATAAAATAAAAATAAATATCACCTTAACTGAAAGTGAAACAGCTTTAGATGAAATTGTAATTACTGCTGAATTCGGTTTAAAACGTGTTCAAAGAAGTATTGGTTCTTCGGTACAAAAAATTGATGGTAAAACAATTGAAGACTCTGGTAGAGAAAATTTTATTTCTGCACTCGCAGGAAGAGTAGCTGGCCTTAATATAGGATCTACTAGCGGAAGCCCTGGAGCATCTAATACCGTAATTTTACGAAATATCACCTCTATATCTGGTAATAATCAGCCACTTTATGTGGTAGATGGTATTCCTATGAACAACTCTACTTTTGATCCTAGTGGTATGGCTGGAGGTGGTTTTTCTGTTCGTGATATGGATTTTTCTTCAAGAGGTAATGATTTTAATCCTGAAGACATTGAGTCTATAACAGTATTAAAAGGTGCTGGTGCCGCGGCTTTATACGGTTCAGATGCCTCAAATGGTGCAATTATTATCACTACTAAAAAAGGTACTGCAGGAAAAGGTAAAGTGAAATTTAGCAACTATATCAAATTTAGCAAAGCTTACGGCTATCCAGAAATGCAAGATAAATATGCCAATGGAGCCTATGGAACAACAAACTACTATTTTACAAGTAAATTTGGAGGACAGTATCCTGAAGGAACTAAAACCTATGATAATATTGATGCAGTTCTTCAAACAGGTTTTCAAGAACGATACAATGTTTCTATTGAAGGTGGGTCTGAAGAAGCGACTATCCGTGCTAGTTTTTCTCAATTAAATGAAACAGGTGTTTTAAAAACTACAGATTATAGTAGGACAAATTTAAGTTTGTCTGGTAGGGCTAATGTTACAGATTGGCTAACGTTTGAAGGAGCACTACAATATACAAGTACTACAAATACTAAGGTTCGAAAAGGTACAGCAGGTCCATTATACAGTGCTATGTTGTGGCCAATGGTAGACGATATGAGCAATTATCTTGCTGAAGATGGTAGTCATATGAGAAACCCAGAGTATTATCTTGATGAAGATTTACTGAACCCTCTTTTCGGAATGAATAAAAATAAGTATTATGATGAATCAGATCGATTTATCAGTAACATCGCTCTTAATATTACCCCTTCTAAAAACACGTTTATAAGAGCGCAAGTTGGTTGGGATGTTGGAATGCAAACTTTTGTAACCTCTAACCATCCTTATTATGCCAATAGAAATGCTGGTGAAGGTCAGTATAATCTTGTACAGTCTAATTTTTCTGATCCAACTATTAATATTCTTACAGGATACACAAATAATTTTTTTGATGAGAAATTTTCATTTTCTGGTCAGTTAGGATATCATCAATTAGAAAACGGAGTTACAAGAGCTGCAAGTTACGGTGGTAAATTTATTGAGCCTAATTTTCAATCGATCAACAATACAGACCCATTAACACAAACTGCTAGACAAAGAAATACAAAACGAAGAGTACAAGGAGTTTCTGGTTCGTTTGAATTCGGATATGACAATATTGCTTTTATAACTTTAAGAGCTAGAAATGACTGGTCGTCTACATTACCTGTAAATAATAACAGCTATTTCTATCCTGCTCTTGAAGGCGCTCTAATTGTTTCTGATTTCGATTTTATGAAAAATATAAAACCAATCAATTATTTAAAACTACGTGGTTCTTGGGCGCAAGTTGGTAAAGACGCAAGACCTTTGCAAATTGATCCTGAATTGCAAAACACCAACCTAACAGGTGGCGGTTTTAAATATGGTTTTACAGGACCAAACCCTAATCTTAAACCAGAAATTACAACAGCACATGAGGCAGGTATAGATTTAAGATTGTTTAATAACAGAGTTAAAGCAAGTTTTACCTACTTTGAAACAGAGAATTCAGATCAGATCGTACAAGGTTTCCGATTAAGTTATGCTACAGGCTTTGTGTTAAACACCATGAATGTTGGTACCTTTAAAACAAAAGGATGGGAAGCAAATATTGATGTTGATGTGATAAAGACAGATGATTTTACTTGGAATGTTGGAGTAAATGGTTCAAAAGGAACTTCAGAAGTTGTTTTTCTTCCTGAAAATGTAACGGAATACTACAATCCAAATACCTGGAATTCAGGAAATATAAGAAACGGTATTATGAGAGGTGAACCAATTACCACACTAACTGGAAGAGCTTATGACCGCAATGATAATGGAGATATCTTAATTTCACCAACAACCGGATTACCACTAACTGCGAGTCAATGGTCCATTATTGGAGACAGAGAACCAAAATTACGTTTCGGAGTAATGACAAGTTTGAAATATAAAAACTTTAGAGTATCAAGTTTATTTGCAGGACGTTTAGGAGCTACAGTTGTAAATGGCACAAAACGATATATGATGCAACGAGGAACAAGTTGGGAATCGGTTGCTTTGCGAGAAAGACAACCTCAAATTTTTAATGGTGTTATCAAAGACGGTAATGAGAACAGTGCAAACCCAACCCAAAACACAATTTCTGTGGATTATAGAACCTATGGATCTACTATTTTTAGTGGAGGAGATGAAGATTGGTTAGAAAAAGATGTAAACTATTTAAGAATGCAAGAGTTCCGTTTTTCATACCGCTTGCCAGAGGAAGCACTTCGCAAAACAAAAATTTTATCTAAAATGGATTTATTTTTTGTAGCAAATGATTTATTTACATGGACAAATTACTCTGGTATTGATGCTGTAGGAAATACAGTTTCTGCTGCAGCTGGTGGTACAGGTGGTGAAGGTATCGATGTGTTTTCAATGCCAAACCCTCGTAGTTTCTCTATAGGATTAAGTTTAACCTTAAATTAA